CACGTGTAAGATGCTCCTTTGAGTTTTTGCCTGTGTCCAGGTTCATTTCAGTGTCTTCAGGTAATCAGACCCTGCAGGGAGTAGATGTGAAAACACTCTGGTTTAATAGATCGCGCTCTAAAATAGTTTATGTATTAAAATGGTATCCCTTTTTGAGAGATACCATTTTTGTGTGTCTCAAGTTAGAGGGGGATCGAGAACAGGGATGGTATAACGCAGGACCGGCCCTGAAATCCTGGTTTTACAGTAACACGGCAATGTCCCCGGTGCACTCAGGAAGTTGCCTGTGTCATGGCAGAATATCTCCCCCATATTATCTTTACCCACTCAATGTTATGTCAACGATATTTAACGGAGCAGATTCATCTCGTAAAAATCCAAAGCAGATGTCTGCACAAACGTCACATACAGTCTAATCAGTTGTTGGGGGTCGGTTTTGCCCCTGTTTTTAGTGCTGCTTCCTATAACCAGTTCAACTGTTGTACGTATTGTAACTGATAAAGTATGGGACCTGTTCGGTTAGATTTCATGAATGACTCACAATTCCCTACATTAAATAACCATAACCAGAATTTGTATGGCCTTGCGTACACTTCTTCTAGGTGCGGTATTGGCGTTGTGTATCAGGCAGGTTAGGGGTATTACAAAGACCTTGCTGCTATCTAAAGTGGTGATGCTCCCGTCTGAACCACGAAGCCGATAATTGAAAAGAGTACTCCCAGATTTCGAAATTGAGTTTTATTTACTGTTGTTTTCAGCCTAAAACAGCATACTTTCATGTGGAGCGCCTGATTCAATGAGGTTGCTATCTTATCATCCAATTATTTTGACTTGCGTATGCTGCCTGGTAATCAGTGGCTGTGCTGTGAATCAAGGTGCCCATTTCTCAGTAGCACCTGAATTTGATCACAGCAAGTACACCGCCATGGCCAAAGCAATGGAAGCCAGAAGCCAAGATACACCTCAAAAGACGATCGACGACGTAAATTCTGACAGTTTCAGGGTTACGGGTTTTAATAAATATGGTTTTACGACCAACCGGCGTAATCAGAAAGTATCAGGTACGACGATTCAGACAGATCAGCCAGTCGTTCCAGATCTCGAATTTGATGAAAGCTCTCAGTTTCAGTCGATAGAGCTGGTAGACGCTCGACTTGAATTGATTGAGGAACCGGTTGAAGCTCAAAAACCGGTTCTGGAAGTACCAGAAATCCAGTTTATTCTGGCCCCAAAACCGATGACCTTACCGTCTGTTCCACCCGCTCCCGAATCAGGGGCCGCTATTCCTGAAACAAAACAGATGAAACAGAAAACCAATTCACCACATCTGGTCGAACTGGGACTGAAACCTCTCACAGAATTAACGTTAAACACGAAACCATCCACTGGTGAATTACCTGTAAATACAGCAGGCGCGCAACTGGAAAAGATTCCCGTTGAACAGGTTGTCATGGGGACGACTCGTGACTGGTCTCTGACTACCAAAGAGTGGGAAGCCCCGGCGATTCCCTGTAATCCGCTGTATTTTGAAGAGCCGTATCTGGAACGCTATGGATACAATTACGGACCAGCGATTCAGCCATTTATATCTGCAGGTCGATTTTTCGGGCGCGTCCCGGCTTTACCTTACATGATCGGCGCTAATCCGATTCATGAGTGTGAATATGACCTGGGCTACGAACGGCCCGGAAATTGTCCTCCCTATCAGGTGGAACGGTTACCCTTCAGTGCACGTGGTGTCTTGTTTGAGAGTCTGACCGTGACGGGTCTGATCTTCCTGATACCCTGATCGGAATTCAGATCAGAGTCATCTCCCGTTCTTTCAGCCCTAGAATTAATTGCTTATCGACCGTGATACCAAGTCCCGGCCCGTTTAGTGCAGGAGCTTGACCTCCCCACTGAAACGAAAGGTCTTCCAGGATGATATTCTGTTTTAACAGATAGCGATCAAAACTGCCTTCCAGAAAATCAATCCCTTGAATGGAAGTCGCAAAGTGTCGGCCTGCTGCGGAAAGGATTCCCGTTTCTCCAACCTGACATCCCAGTTGAAACCGGATGCCCGCCTGCCGAGCCATTTGAGCCAGTTTTACTGTAGGAATCAAACCTCCCAGCTTCGAGATGCGGAGATTGAAGGCATCACAATAGCCTTCTGCTATCGCCAATTCAGCGTCCCGATCAGAACACAGCGATTCATCGAGCATGATCTGTGTTGCGAGTTGTCCTCGTATTTGGTGGAGTGTCTCGAGATCTTTATGAGATACCGGCTGTTCAATCGATTGAATCCCCAACGCATTGATTTCAGAAGTATGTTCTTCCAGAAAATGTCGCGACCAGGCCTCATTGGCGTCAAGGCGTAACCCCATCTTTCGTCCCGTGAGCCTTCTGATTTTTCGAAGCAGGGCAAAATCATCGATGTCAGGCAGTCCCACTTTGACTTTGCAGTTTTGAAATCCTGTCAGGCGGTAGAGCAATGCCAGGACGGTCTGTTTTACCGGTTTCATTGACGTAAGGACAGCACTGTATTGCACACTTTTTTGAGATTCACTCAGTTCCGCGGCACCTGGAAGTAACGGTATTAACTCTGAAAGCGACATGTTCCATTGACGTGCTGTGGCGTCCAGCAGACTGAGTTCAATCGCACAACGGGCTGCATTGCCGAAGCAGCCTCGTTCCTGGTATTCAACTGGTGCTTCAGTTAGTCCGGCCAACTTTAAATCAGAGCAGATTTGTACGACATTTTCGATCGTTTCCAGATTGTGCTCGACGAGAGACCGAAAATCAGTCGCCTCATATTGCGCCAGTACGGTTTCCGCTGACTCTCCAGTGACGTAAGGACGGGGAACCGATTCTCCCCAGCCTGTGGTTCCGTCTTCCAGCTCACATTTCACGATGATCGAGGTAGATTCCGATCGACTGAACGAGGCATGGCTGATTTTTCGCCGCAAGGGGACAGCAATCTGATATGCGTCAAGTCGGGTGATTCTCATGAGGTCGGCGTTAAACCTTCATTAACTCTATACTCTATTGAGACATAGGTACAAATTGGGGGTGACAGGAATTTCAGAAAGCACTAGGATTGCCGTATTCTGAATGGATTTCGAATTATTCGCAACATGGAGGCGATCGTGGGTGTTCCCCTTTCTCAAATGTGGACTGTAGCTAAGTATGTACTGACACAACGTATTAAAGGTGTCGAACGCTATCCACTGGTGCTGATGCTGGAACCTTTATTCCGTTGTAACCTGGCCTGTGCCGGCTGCGGAAAGATCCAGTTTCCTTCGCATATTCTGAAACAGAACCTGAGCCCCGAACGGTGTTTTGAAGCGGTTGACGAGTGTGGGGCACCCATTGTTTCCATCCCCGGCGGCGAGCCCTTGTTGCACCCCCAGATGCCGGAAATTGTGGCAGGGCTGGTTCAGCGAAAAAAATTCATTTATCTGTGTACCAACGCGATCTTACTGGAAAAACATTTAGAGAACTATCCCCCCTCAAAATATCTTACGTTTTCGATTCACCTGGATGGCATTCGCGAAGACCACGATGCAGCAGTCTGCCGGGATGGGATCTATGACAAGGCGATCAGCGCGATCAAAGCAGCAGTCAAAGCGGGGCATCGCGTGACGACAAACTCCACTCTGTTTGAGAATGCCGAACCAGAGAGGGTCCGTCAGATGTTTGATGAACTGGCCGAACTGGGTATTGAAAGTATGATGCTTTCACCCGGATATCAGTACGAGAAAGCCCCTGATCAGGAGCATTTCCTGAAGCGGAATCAGACCATTCAGAAGTTCCGCGAGATCCTGTCTGCCCCGAAAAAAGCCTGGAAATTCAATCATTCTCCGCTGTTTCTGGAGTTCTTGAAAGGCAACTGGGAGCTGGAATGTACTCCCTGGGGTAATCCCACTTATAACATCTTCGGCTGGCAGAAACCCTGTTATCTGCTGGAAGAAGGCTATGCCGAAACCTTTGCGGAGCTGATGTCTTCTACCCGCTGGGAACAGTACGGGAAAAAGAGCGGCAACCCGAAATGCCGCGACTGCATGGTCCACTGTGGCCACGAACCAACGGCCGTCGATCAGACTTTCTCATCCTGGAAAGGTTTCCTGAAAGTGGCTTCACTCACTCTGTTTGGTTCAAGAAAAGCAGACAAACCTCTGCCTGCCCCTGCAAACGAAAGCGTTGGCGCACCGCATTATACGATCAGTGACAGGGAACTGTTTCAACTGCCAACACTCGCCGAAGAATCCTCTGACGAAGAAGTAGAGGCATTGAATCTCTCGAATTGAGTTGTTTCGATAGAACCGCCACTATGCTCAGAGTTCGTGAATGCTGTGAGCCTCGCTCTCTCGGATCGTGCTTGACTTTCGCGGTACCGGCGACTACCACTATACACTGTTGCACAATCTTTGAATAATCAGTGTGTCTGACGCTCAGGTCGGCTGTTACAGGCTGATCGGTGGTCTCTTTCAATCTTAAGAGTCTGGCTGTAATTGAATTCGAATCACAGCCTCGACCGGTTTATCGTCCGGAGTTTTCAATGCGTTTCAATACAAACTATGGCTGGCGTACTCTTTCTCGATGTCTTCTCTTTGCGACCTTTTTTTTAGCTGTTGTCTATAGTGGACGCCCCTCTCTTGCTCAGGACAATGCAAAGCCAGACGCCAAGGGGCAAACTATATTGCCGGCGTTCCCATTCAGTTCGGTTCCTGATGTGGCATTCGGAGTGATTGCCGTTCGTCCTAAACAAATTCTGGCAGAAAAAGCAATGCAGCCGGTTCGGGAACTGATTCAGCAGGAAAAGAAGCAACCTCGAAAAATGGACTTATTGGGGATCGACCCCACTCAGCTGGAAAGCATTGTACTGATCTATCTGCCCTCAGATACGGGGGGCCAGGTGACTCCCTTCGTCAAGTATGTGAGTGTGATCAAATCGGACAGGGTGATTGATCGCAAGCAGGTGAAAGCAAAGTTCAGCAAGCTTGAGCTGAAAGCAGCTGACTACAAAGGCAAGCAGGTTCTGACAACAGGGGCTATCAATAGTGATAGTATATGTTTTCTAGATGAAAAAACCATAATCGTTTCAGACCATGTCAGTACGGTCATGCAGATCATCGACCAGCTGGAAAGCATGGACGAGAAATCCTGGAGTAAACGTCTACAAGCTGTGGGACAATCCTCTGTTGCCGCTGCCATCGATATACGGATTTTCCGCGAACTTGTCATCGGTCAACAGGTTCTTACGCTTGCTGAAAAATTGCCATTCTGGCCGGTACTCTCTCCCCTCTGGGATAATACTGATGTCGCTTTTTTCAGTCTGAAACTGGATCGCGAACTTTCAGTCAAATTGATTTTTGAACAGAAGGAAAATAGTGGGCAGATCAAACAGGCGCTGGAAGGGATCCTGTCACTGGGACAAAACATGTTCGCCCAAATACAGGAAACTGCCAGGCAAAATCCCCAGCGCGTTCAAAAAGACGATCTGGAAAAAATGA
The sequence above is a segment of the Gimesia algae genome. Coding sequences within it:
- a CDS encoding DUF1559 domain-containing protein translates to MRFNTNYGWRTLSRCLLFATFFLAVVYSGRPSLAQDNAKPDAKGQTILPAFPFSSVPDVAFGVIAVRPKQILAEKAMQPVRELIQQEKKQPRKMDLLGIDPTQLESIVLIYLPSDTGGQVTPFVKYVSVIKSDRVIDRKQVKAKFSKLELKAADYKGKQVLTTGAINSDSICFLDEKTIIVSDHVSTVMQIIDQLESMDEKSWSKRLQAVGQSSVAAAIDIRIFRELVIGQQVLTLAEKLPFWPVLSPLWDNTDVAFFSLKLDRELSVKLIFEQKENSGQIKQALEGILSLGQNMFAQIQETARQNPQRVQKDDLEKMKVIESALQAARVTQNAGQITLATSLNDNESTRLLASLVPGIKQAREAARRSLSKNNIKQIMLALHNYHQVHKHFPPAVVLGPDGKTPHSWRVELLPFLDQQELYDSYKMNEPWDSEHNKKIAETLIPTYHNPNSENPANASYFVVVGTNTPFGTKEGVPFSAMTDGTSKIIAIVEANRDIPWTKPEDIAFDGKKMPDFGGFHDGGYHTGLCDGSVHFISSRIDPETLKGLLIFNDGKP
- a CDS encoding mandelate racemase/muconate lactonizing enzyme family protein encodes the protein MRITRLDAYQIAVPLRRKISHASFSRSESTSIIVKCELEDGTTGWGESVPRPYVTGESAETVLAQYEATDFRSLVEHNLETIENVVQICSDLKLAGLTEAPVEYQERGCFGNAARCAIELSLLDATARQWNMSLSELIPLLPGAAELSESQKSVQYSAVLTSMKPVKQTVLALLYRLTGFQNCKVKVGLPDIDDFALLRKIRRLTGRKMGLRLDANEAWSRHFLEEHTSEINALGIQSIEQPVSHKDLETLHQIRGQLATQIMLDESLCSDRDAELAIAEGYCDAFNLRISKLGGLIPTVKLAQMARQAGIRFQLGCQVGETGILSAAGRHFATSIQGIDFLEGSFDRYLLKQNIILEDLSFQWGGQAPALNGPGLGITVDKQLILGLKEREMTLI
- the hpnH gene encoding adenosyl-hopene transferase HpnH is translated as MGVPLSQMWTVAKYVLTQRIKGVERYPLVLMLEPLFRCNLACAGCGKIQFPSHILKQNLSPERCFEAVDECGAPIVSIPGGEPLLHPQMPEIVAGLVQRKKFIYLCTNAILLEKHLENYPPSKYLTFSIHLDGIREDHDAAVCRDGIYDKAISAIKAAVKAGHRVTTNSTLFENAEPERVRQMFDELAELGIESMMLSPGYQYEKAPDQEHFLKRNQTIQKFREILSAPKKAWKFNHSPLFLEFLKGNWELECTPWGNPTYNIFGWQKPCYLLEEGYAETFAELMSSTRWEQYGKKSGNPKCRDCMVHCGHEPTAVDQTFSSWKGFLKVASLTLFGSRKADKPLPAPANESVGAPHYTISDRELFQLPTLAEESSDEEVEALNLSN